One Electrophorus electricus isolate fEleEle1 chromosome 10, fEleEle1.pri, whole genome shotgun sequence genomic region harbors:
- the thbs3a gene encoding thrombospondin-3a, whose amino-acid sequence MNMNPKRSVPTWIVLAMVQIACLCEPVEKEDVQVIDMLALQDVKQNLAAVEKVSGALQTLSDLYVVSTFRLPPKLGGVLLGFYNKQDSKKYLELAIMGKINKALVRYVREDGKVHTVNLQSNSLADGRTQSIILRVGGLRRENLSLELYVNCRMADSAQHLPPLVAMPAEVELVEIRNGYKAYARLQGSVESLKMLLGGTVSKAGALTGCPFQGDSSSYNTVNSVNSILGDHTKALIGQLIIFNQILGELRQDIREQVKEMSLIRNTILECQVCGFHGPRSHCLPNPCFKGVACMETFEFPGYRCGPCPEGMSGNGTYCQDIDECTLAQPCYSPRACVNTAKGFSCEPCPPGLWGLPLSGVGLQFARNHRQECSDIDECIEVANACTANSVCTNTLGSFKCGQCKAGYVGNQSAGCFPRRSCATLSFNPCDSNAHCIIERNGEVSCACNVGWAGNGNTCGKDTDIDGYPDRALPCMDNNKHCRQDNCIHTPNSGQEDADNDGIGDQCDEDADGDGIKNVEDNCRLITNKDQQNSDTDSFGDACDNCPNVPNISQKDTDNNGVGDACDSDIDGDGIQNVLDNCPRVPNPMQTDRDGDGVGDACDSCPEISNPMQTDIDNDLVGDLCDTNQDSDGDGHQDTRDNCPDIPNSSQLDSDNDGIGDDCDDDDDNDGIPDADSVAGFGPDNCRLIPNPNQKDSDGNGVGDVCENDFDNDAVLDLIDVCPESAEVTLTDFRAYQTVILDPEGETQIDPNWVVLNQGMEIVQTMNSDPGLAVGYTAFNGVDFEGTFHINTVTDDDYVGFIFGYQDSSSFYVVMWKQMEQTYWQTVPFRATAEPALQLKVVKSHTGPGEFLRNALWHTGDTQGEVKMLWRDPRNVGWKDKTSYRWHLSHRPQVGYIRVKLYEGTQLVADSDVVIDTNMRGGRLGVFCFSQENIIWSNLRYRCNDTIPDDFMAHHKQVLMHVQV is encoded by the exons ATGAACATGAATCCGAAGCGATCGGTGCCAACCTGGATTGTACTTGCCATGGTGCAGATAGCCTGCTTATGCGAACCCGTGGAGAAAGAAGACGTGCAAG tgatCGACATGCTGGCTCTGCAGGACGTGAAGCAGAATCTGGCAGCTGTGGAGAAAGTGTCTGGGGCCCTGCAGACTCTCAGCGACCTCTATGTTGTCTCTACTTTCCGCCTGCCACCAAAGTTGGGGGGTGTACTGTTGGGCTTCTATAACAAGCAGGATAGTAAGAAGTACCTTGAGCTGGCCATCATGGGGAAGATCAACAAAG CCCTGGTGCGGTACGTGCGTGAGGATGGAAAGGTACACACAGTGAACCTGCAGAGCAACAGCCTGGCGGATGGGCGTACTCAGTCCATCATCCTCCGTGTGGGAGGCCTGCGCAGGGAAAACCTCAGCCTGGAGCTCTACGTCAACTGCCGCATGGCTGACTCCGCCCAGCACCTACCTCCACTGGTTGCCATGCCTGCAGAGGTGGAGCTAGTTGAGATTCGGAACGGCTACAAGGCATACGCTCGGCTTCAG GGATCTGTGGAATCCCTTAAGATGCTTCTAGGAGGCACAGTGAGTAAAGCAGGTGCTCTAACCGGCTGCCCTTTTCAGGGTGACTCTTCATCTTACAATACAG TCAACTCAGTGAACTCCATTTTGG GAGATCACACCAAAGCTTTGATTGGACAGCTCATTATCTTTAACCAGATCCTGGGTGAGCTTCGACAGGACatcagagaacag GTAAAGGAGATGTCTCTCATTAGGAACACCATATTGGAGTGCcaagtgtgtg GGTTCCACGGGCCCCGTTCTCATTGCCTGCCCAACCCCTGCTTCAAGGGGGTGGCCTGCATGGAGACTTTTGAGTTCCCAGGGTACCGCTGTGGGCCCTGTCCCGAGGGCATGAGCGGCAATGGAACCTACTGCCAAGACATTGATGAA tgtacTCTGGCTCAGCCCTGCTATTCTCCACGAGCGTGTGTAAACACAGCTAAGGGCTTCAGCTGTGAGCCCTGCCCACCTGGACTCTGGggtctgcctctctcaggggTTGGTCTACAATTCGCCAGGAATCACAGACAG GAATGCTCGGATATAGATGAATGTATTGAAGTCGCCAACGCGTGCACAGCCAATTCTGTCTGCACAAACACCTTG ggtTCGTTTAAATGTGGACAGTGCAAGGCAGGCTACGTAGGTAATCAGAGTGCTGGGTGTTTTCCTCGGAGGTCCTGCGCTACGCTCAGTTTCAACCCCTGTGACTCCAACGCCCACTGCATCATCGAGAGGAATGGGGAAGTGTCCTGTGCG TGTAATGTGGGTTGGGCTGGCAACGGGAATACATGTGGTAAAGATACAGACATCGACGGCTACCCTGACCGCGCACTGCCTTGCATGGACAACAACAAGCATTGCAGACAG GATAACTGCATCCACACCCCTAACTCAGGCCAGGAGGATGCAGACAACGATGGTATTGGAGACCAGTGTGACGAGGATGCCGATGGAGACGGCATTAAGAATGTTGAG GATAACTGTCGTCTGATTACCAACAAAGACCAGCAGAACTCGGACACGGACTCTTTTGGTGATGCGTGTGACAACTGTCCCAATGTGCCCAACATCAGCCAGAAAGACACCGACAACAACGGAGTGGGCGACGCCTGTGACAGCGACATCGATGGAGACG GCATTCAGAATGTGTTGGATAATTGTCCCAGAGTGCCGAACCCCATGCAGACGGACCGTGATGGTGATGGGGTGGGAGACGCCTGTGACAGCTGCCCTGAGATCAGCAACCCTATGCAG ACTGACATAGACAACGACCTAGTGGGAGATTTGTGTGACACCAACCAAGACTC TGATGGTGACGGTCACCAGGACACTCGAGACAACTGTCCTGACATCCCCAACAGTTCTCAGCTGGACTCAGACAACGATGGCATCGGCGACGattgtgatgatgatgacgacaaCGATGGAATTCCTGACGCTGACAGCGTGGCAGGGTTCGGCCCTGATAACTGCCGCCTTATTCCCAATCCCAACCAGAAGGACTCGGATG GTAATGGTGTGGGAGACGTTTGTGAGAATGATTTTGACAATGACGCCGTACTGGATTTGATTGACGTGTGTCCAGAGAGTGCCGAGGTCACACTCACAGACTTCAGAGCCTACCAAACAGTCATACTGGACCCTGAAGGTGAAACCCAGATTGACCCAAACTGGGTGGTGCTTAACCAG GGTATGGAGATTGTTCAGACGATGAACAGTGACCCTGGACTGGCAGTTG gcTACACAGCATTTAATGGTGTGGATTTTGAGGGCACTTTCCACATCAACACAGTGACTGATGATGACTACGTTGGCTTCATCTTTGGCTACCAGGACTCGTCCAGCTTCTACGTGGTGATGTGGAAGCAGATGGAGCAGACCTACTGGCAGACTGTGCCCTTCCGAGCCACAGCTGAGCCTGCCCTGCAGCTCAAG GTGGTGAAGTCCCACACAGGGCCTGGGGAGTTCCTCCGCAACGCTCTGTGGCACACAGGGGACACGCAGGGCGAGGTGAAAATGCTTTGGAGGGACCCACGCAATGTCGGCTGGAAGGACAAAACCTCCTACCGCTGGCACCTCTCCCACCGGCCCCAGGTCGGCTACATCAG AGTGAAGCTCTATGAGGGAACCCAACTGGTGGCTGACTCTGACGTGGTGATCGACACAAACATGAGAGGTGGGCGGCTCGGAGTGTTCTGCTTCTCTCAAGAGAACATCATCTGGTCCAACCTAAGATACCGCTGCAATG ACACCATCCCAGATGACTTCATGGCACACCATAAACAAGTTTTAATGCACGTTCAGGTGTAA
- the mtx1a gene encoding metaxin-1a: MAALLELFCWKGSWGLPSVDSDSLVVLAYARFTGAPLKIHKISNPWRSPTGSLPALKTKEEGSFSHPSKIIIHLRKQKYNADYDLSAKEGADTLAFISLLEEKLVPALIYTLWIDSKNYVEVTRRWYAENISFPLNFFLPSRMQHQQLERVRLMRGDGALEAGEEAEKELYRDAQECMNLLSQRLSSNKFFFGDSPSSLDAYVFGHLVPLLKIKLPNSRLQQHLKALDNLSNFCTNILSLYFPSEGQEGVSRPASSSQEGSDFDHEPYKRRKQLLSVLVAVAAMLSYALLSGIVAIEHVQEEGPARGAASIGPAQEEEED; encoded by the exons GCATATGCACGCTTCACTGGTGCACCGCTGAAAATCCACAAAATCTCCAACCCGTGGAGGAGTCCCACAG GTTCTCTCCCTGCTCTGAAGACCAAAGAAGAGGGGAGCTTCTCTCATCCCAGTAAGATTATTATCCATCTCAGGAAACAG AAATACAATGCGGACTACGACCTGTCGGCTAAAGAGGGAGCAGACACGCTTGCCTTCATCTCTCTGCTGGAGGAGAAGCTAGTACCTGCTCTG ATATACACCCTGTGGATTGATTCCAAGAACTATGTGGAGGTGACACGGCGTTGGTACGCAGAAAACATCTCCTTCCCCCTGAACTTCTTCCTGCCCAGCCGCATGCAGCACCAGCAGCTGGAGAGAGTACGCCTCATGCGGGGAGACGGCGCTCTGGAAGCCGGCGAGGAGGCCgagaaagag CTCTACCGTGATGCTCAGGAGTGCATGAATCTTCTCTCTCAGCGCCTCAGCTCAAACAAATTTTTCTTCGGCGATTC GCCCTCCTCTCTCGATGCCTACGTCTTTGGCCACTTGGTGCCTTTACTGAAGATCAAGCTGCCCAACAGCAGACTGCAGCAGCACCTGAAAGCTTTGGACAACCTGAGCAACTTCTGCACCAACATCCTGTCCCTCTACTTCCCAAGTGAGGGTCAAG AGGGAGTGAGTCGTCCAGCATCCAGCTCACAGGAGGGGAGTGACTTTGACCACGAGCCATATAAGAGACGCAAACAGCTGCTGTCTGTCCTGGTGGCTGTAGCAGCCATGTTGAGCTATGCTCTCCTTTCCGGCATTGTGGCTATTGAGCATGTGCAGGAGGAGGGGCCAGCAAGAGGTGCTGCCTCCATTGGCCCAGctcaagaggaagaggaagactgA